The following nucleotide sequence is from Bacteroidota bacterium.
TAAAAATGTGCGCAAGGCAGTGTTATATGGATTGACAGAAAAAACTGCCTTGGCAGCATTAACTACAACACCGGCTCAATTAATTAATGCACAAAATGAATTAGGCACGCTCACAAAAGGCAAAATTGCGAACTTCATTATTACTTCCGGAAATATTTTTGAGGAGGAAACTGTTATATATCAGAACTGGGTGAATGGTCAACAATATATCATTCAAAATCCATTAGAGAATGATATGCGGGGAATTTATAAATTCAACATTGATAACAGGATCTACGGTTTAGTGATAAAAGGAAAAAAGGATGCACCTGAATTTGCTGTAATTAAAAATACGGACACTGTTAAAGCTTCCGGAAATATAAATAATGAAAATATTTCTATCTCTTTTACAGATGGAACTGAAAACATAAGACTTACCGGATGGATAAAAGAAAAATCGTTTTCAGGACAAGGTCAAATAAATGAAAAATGGATAAACTGGAAGGCAGAATTTACGAATGTTTATGCCGAGAAAAAAGAGGATAAAAAAACAGATAGTTTAATACAAACCGGAACTGTTATTTATCCTTTCACTGCCTATGGCTGGTCAGAAAAACCAAAACAAAAAGAAATTTTAATTACGAATACCACCATTTGGACCAATGAAAGTGAAGGAATATTAACAAATTATGATGTATTGATCTCGGGTGGTAAAATATTAAAGATCGGAAAAAATATTTCCGCCAAAAACGCCACTATTATTGATGGAACAAATAAACATCTCACGGCAGGAATAATTGATGAACACTCACATATAGCAATTTCTGACGGAGTTAACGAAGGCACTCAATCGAGTAGTGCGGAAGTGCGCATCGGAGATGTGGTGGATTGCGATGATATAAATATTTATCGTCAGTTAAGTGGCGGGGTTACCAGTTCACATTTATTGCATGGTTCGGCAAATGCAGTGGGAGGACAAACACAATTAATAAAATTGCGATGGGGACTTTCACCCGAAGAAATGAAATTTCAGAACTGGGATGGATTTATAAAATTTGCTTTGGGAGAAAATGTTAAACAAGCGAATTGGGGCGATTATAATACTATTCGTTTTCCGCAAACAAGAATGGGTGTTGAGCAGGTATATGAGGATATTTTTACGCGTGCCGAGGAGTATATCATCGCTAAAAAAGATGTAAATAAATTAACAAGAACTGATCTTGAATTAGAAGCCATAGCAGAAATTCTACAGGAAAAAAGATTTATCACTTGCCATAGTTATGTGCAGAGTGAAATTAATATGCTTATGAAGGTTGCTGATAAACACAATTTTACGGTAAACACTTTTACACATATTTTGGAAGGATATAAGGTTGCAGATAAAATGAAGGCTCATGGTGCCGGGGCTTCTTCGTTCGCCGATTGGTGGGCATATAAATATGAGGTAATGGAGGCAATCCCGCAAAACCCGGCAATTATGCATAATGAAGGTGTAATTACGGCTATCAATTCTGATGATGCCGAAATGGCAAGACGGTTAAATCAGGAAGCTGCAAAATCGATAAAATATGCAGGGATGAATGAAGAGGATGCATTAAAAATGGTGACACTAAATCCAGCGAAATTATTGCATGTTGACGATAGGGTTGGAAGTATTAAAGAAGGAAAAGATGCGGATATCGTATTATGGAGCGATAATCCTCTTAGTATTTATGCAATAGCGGAAAAAACAATGGTGGACGGAATAATTTATTACGATCGTTCTGCAGATGATCTTTTACAGGAAAACATGAGAAAGGAACGCAATCGCATTATTACTAAAATGATAGCAGAGAAAAACGGAGGAGCTGCAACAATCCCTGTAGTTGGAAAAGAACATAAATTGTATGATTGCGAAGATGTGGAAGATCACATGCAAGGAAATTGATAATTTTTATAAACGAGAAATTTGAACACTATAAATAATACAAAATGAATATACCATTTAATAATATACGATATATAATGACAATAGCGCTACTTAGTGTATTTTTTACACTATCAGCTCAAAAGGTTCCGATTGTAATTTCCAATGCGATGGTGCATGTTGGAAATGCCAGTATAATTGACAACGGAATGGTAATAATTCAGGAAGGCATTTTACAATATGTAGGTCCTAAAAAAGAATCCGGTTACGACGATAA
It contains:
- a CDS encoding amidohydrolase family protein; amino-acid sequence: MKKYFLLIIAGLFSISGITQTTFPVNGVFDVREKTYALINATLIIDPNTKIENGTLVIRDGKIVDAGNVVAPKDAVIIDAKGKFIYPSFIDLDADYGIPSKINPPSGQGPQMENNFNTALNWNQAITPEFNAYENFAPDTSKNKSFRNIGIGAVITHRNDGIMQGTGALVLMGNEAAGKMLVKEKVSDHYSFRKGSSTQNYPSSEMGSIALLRQTFLDADWYAKGGNVAEKNIALESINQNKTLIHFFDTRDKLEIMRADKIGDEFNITFIIRGSGDEYQRISEIKNTNTTLIIPVNYPKTPDVSDPFDAELLSMADLKNWEMAPANCSYLEKQGIQFCITSSGLENKNDLLKNVRKAVLYGLTEKTALAALTTTPAQLINAQNELGTLTKGKIANFIITSGNIFEEETVIYQNWVNGQQYIIQNPLENDMRGIYKFNIDNRIYGLVIKGKKDAPEFAVIKNTDTVKASGNINNENISISFTDGTENIRLTGWIKEKSFSGQGQINEKWINWKAEFTNVYAEKKEDKKTDSLIQTGTVIYPFTAYGWSEKPKQKEILITNTTIWTNESEGILTNYDVLISGGKILKIGKNISAKNATIIDGTNKHLTAGIIDEHSHIAISDGVNEGTQSSSAEVRIGDVVDCDDINIYRQLSGGVTSSHLLHGSANAVGGQTQLIKLRWGLSPEEMKFQNWDGFIKFALGENVKQANWGDYNTIRFPQTRMGVEQVYEDIFTRAEEYIIAKKDVNKLTRTDLELEAIAEILQEKRFITCHSYVQSEINMLMKVADKHNFTVNTFTHILEGYKVADKMKAHGAGASSFADWWAYKYEVMEAIPQNPAIMHNEGVITAINSDDAEMARRLNQEAAKSIKYAGMNEEDALKMVTLNPAKLLHVDDRVGSIKEGKDADIVLWSDNPLSIYAIAEKTMVDGIIYYDRSADDLLQENMRKERNRIITKMIAEKNGGAATIPVVGKEHKLYDCEDVEDHMQGN